Genomic window (Leptospira kirschneri serovar Cynopteri str. 3522 CT):
ATCTATGCAAGTGGATATTATCGAAGCCGGATTTCCTGTTTCTTCTCCCGTTCAATTTCAAGCAGTCGAAAGAATTGCAAGAGAAACCGAAGGACCAACGATCGCAGCACTTGCCAGAGCCATGAAGGCGGACATAGAGGCCGCATTCAAAGCTTTACAACCCGCAAAAAAAAGAAGAATTCATACTTTCATTGCGTCTTCTCCGATTCATATGAAATATAAACTCGGAAAAGAACCTAAAGAAGTTTTAAAAATGGCTGTAGAAGCGGTAACACTTTGCAGACAATTTGTAGATGACGTAGAATTTTCACCCGAAGACGCAACTAGAAGCGAACCAGAATTTTTAAGAGAACTTTGTGAAGCAGTTATAGCCGCTGGCGCCACCACGATCAATATTCCAGATACGGTCGGTTATACTACTCCAGCAGAATATGGAGGTCTTTTTAAATTTCTACTTACCAATGTGAGAGGAGCGGAAAAAATTATTTTTTCTGCTCATTGCCATAACGATTTAGGACTCGCTACCGCTAATTCTTTAGCTGCGGTTCAAAACGGAGCTAGACAGATTGAATGTACTATCAACGGAATCGGAGAAAGAGCCGGCAATACTGCTATGGAAGAAGTTGTGATGGCTATGCGTACTAGAAAGGATACATTTGGAATTCAAACCCAGATTAAAACCGAAGAAATTGCTCGCGCCTCTTATCTTGTAAAAACGATTACCGGAATGCTCGTTCAACCGAACAAAGCCATCGTAGGAGCCAATGCATTTGCACATGAGTCAGGAATTCATCAAGACGGAGTTATCAAACATAGGGAAACCTACGAGATTATGAAACCTGAAACAGTGGGGCTTTCTTCCAATAGAATGGTTTTAGGAAGACATAGCGGTCGTGCCGGTTTTAAAGATAGAATTGTAAAATTAGGTTTTTCTCCTCAAGTAGAAGAATTAGAAGCAGCCTATCAAAGATTTTTAGAAATTGCAGATAGAAAAAAAGAAATCTACGACGAAGACATTAGAGCCCTTTTTTCCGAAGAAACTAGAAAATCTACAGGAGATCGTTTTCAATTGGAAGGTTTTACGGTTTCGACTGGAACCAAAAGTACCCCTACTGCGGGAGTGAGAATTTCAATCGACGGTTATGTGAGAGAAGAATCTGCAACCGGAGACGGTCCAGTAGATTCAATCTACAAAGCCATTCAAAAAGCGACCGGAATGGATCCAGAAGTTTCCAGACTTGTGATTTCTCCGGTTACCGAAGGTCAAGATGCAATGGCCGAAGCCTCCGTAACCTTGGAATATAAGGGAGATCGTGTTGTTGGAAAAGGAAGTTCCACGGATATTATAGAAGCATGTTCGAGGGCTTATATTTCCGCCCTCAATCGGCTTTGACTTTTTAAAATATTTTTAAATGAGAATATTCTAAAATTTTAAAATAATTTATTCATTTGTCGGATTTTAATGTTGATGAAAGAATTTATAAAGGTTTTCTTTCGAACTCTGGTTTTTTCAATAAATCTCCTACCTTTTTTTTAAAACGAGTCCAATCTTCCGGATGAGTATTATACCAACGAGGACAATCTTTCCAGCCTACAATTCCTTGATGTGTCCATAAGTCATCTACTCCTAAATTGTATTGAGAGCATAATTGAGCCGTAAGTTTGGCCGCGCTGTCTAAGGTTTTTTTTGTGAATTTTCCGATCATGTCTTGAACACATTGTTCGATTCCGATGGTATAAAAATTAGGACTATCCGGTCCTAATCTTTTTTCTTTTTCAGGAGTGTACGTTTTACTTCCACAATGATAGGCTATTTCATCTAAAGGAATACATTGTACAATTTCTCCGACAAGCCCTACTGCATAGTGTGCGCTTGCAAATCGACCATCCGGTGCCTTTAGACTTTCAAAATAATCTCGAATGTTTTGGGCGGTTGCTTTAGGTGAAGCCGTCCAGTGTAATACGATTCCCTTTACTTCTTTTATTTTTGTTCCAGGTCTACTGTGTGGATTGGGAGTTAAAAAGTTTTGTTTAATATTTAAATTGAATGTAATCACTGAATAATTCTCCTGTAAATAAATTTATAATTTCTTTATATTTAAGAAAAATTAATGTTTTAAATATTATTAAATGTTTATATTGAAATTGATATTATTTTTTGAATTGATGAAATTATAGCGCATCTTCAGAATTATGGAAAGTGATTTAATTAAAATAGTTTATCATAAATTACTTAAGTATTATTTTTAATTCTATTTAAGGAATAAGTATTCAAGAAAATAATTTTAAGGATTTTTTTAAAATTTAAAGACAAGGATTTCTCAAGAAATATACAATGAAATTATTTACTGCAAAGACATATAAAAATAATACTACGAGTTTGTTCTGAAAGTTAGAACACTTAAAGATCTAAGAGTAAAATCTAGATTTGTAATAGTTCCTACATTTTAAAGATCTAAGAGTAAAATCTAGATTTGTAATAGTTCCCACATTTTAAAGATCTAAGAGTAAATCTAGATTTGTAATAGTTCCCACATTTTAAAGATTTAAGAGTAAAATCTAGATTTGTAATAGTTCCCACATTTTAAAGATCTAAGAGTAAAATCTAGATTTGTAATAGTTCCTACATTTTAAAGATTTAAGAGTAAAATCCAGATTTGTAATAGTTCCTACATTTTAAAGATTTAAGAGTAAAATCTAGATTTGTAATAGTTCCTACATTTTAAAGATTTAACGGTAAAATCTAGATTTGTAATAGTTCCCACATTTTGAAAGAGTATACGTCCAATAATTCTCTTGCCGGTTTACCAATCTGTTTTCAACGTAGAGGAAAAGATTCATTATAAAAAAAGGTTTGTTATGAAATATTCTGAAATTTTCCAACCGATTCAAATAGGTTCCATTATTCTTCCGAACAGAGTCATAATGGGATCAATGCATTTAGGATTGGAAGGAATGCCCATGACTGCAGATAGAATGATTGCATTCTATGGTAGACGTTTTGACGGAGGCGTAAGCTTCATTACTACGGGCGGAATCGCAGTCAATCACGAAGGAAAAGGATCGAATATCTTTTTTAATTTTCAAAGAGAAGAAGACTGTAAGGAATTATCCGTTGTCGCTAATTCTCTCAAATCCAAAGGTATTTTTTGTGCACAGTTATTTCATGCTGGAAGATACGCTTATCATAGAGAACTCGTGGCACCTTCCGCATTGAGGGCTCCAATCAATCGTTATATTCCAAAGGCGCTTTCCGAAGAAGAAGCTTGGAAAACCGTAGAAGATTTTGGAGATTCTGCACTCAAAGCAAAAGAAGTAGGTTTTGGTGCGGTAGAAATAATGGGAAGTGAAGGTTATTTAGTAAATCAATTTTTTTCTCCAGTAACCAATCATAGAGAAGATTTCTTTGGCGGAAGTTCTGAAAAAAGAATGAACTTTGCAATCGAAGTGATGAAGAACGTACGCAAAAAAGTGGGAAAAGATTTTCCGGTGGTTTATCGTATGTCCGGAATCGATTTGATTCCAGGAAATCCAACGTTTGAAGAAGTGATACTTCTTGCGGAAAAATTAAAAGAAGCGGGAGCAGACGCTCTTAATATAGGGATCGGTTGGCATGAATCCAGAATTCCCACAATTTCTATGCTCGTTCCCAGAGGTGCTTGGGCAAAAATTTCCGGAAAGATCAAGGCAAAAGTCAAAGATATTCCTATCATTGCATCCAACCGAGTCAACATGCCAGAAACCATGTCTAGAATTTTAAAAGATCAGGAAGCGGATATTTTAAGTATGGCGAGACCTTTTTTAGCAGATCCTGATATTCTAAATAAGATCAAAGTCGAACAGGAAGAAAGAATCAATACTTGTATTGCTTGTAATCAAGCTTGTCTGGATCATACGTTTAAAGAACAGATGGTCTCTTGTTTAGTTAATCCTTCCGCAAATAGAGAATTAGAACTTAGTAAGTTAAAAAAAGCGGATAAAAAACACGTGATTGTAGTAGGTTCTGGGCCGGGAGGGCTTGAGTCTGCAAGAATTAGTGCGATTCGAGGTCATAAAGTAACTGTATTAGAAACCACAGATAAAATCGGAGGGCAACTCAATCTGGCCGCTCAGATTCCGGGTAAATCTGAATTTTTAGAAACGATACGTTATTTCAAAAATGAACTTAAAAATTTAGGAGTGGAAATTCACTTTGGCCATCATGCTACGTTAGACAGCATTCTCGCTCTCAAACCGGATGCAGTAATTTTTGCGACCGGGGTTAAACCGAGAGAATTTCATCTTCCTGGAATCGAAAAAAAGAAAACCGCGTCCTATGTGGATTATCTTTCCGGAAAGTTTCAACCTGGAAACAAGGTTGCGATTATAGGAGGAGGAGGAATTGGTTGTGACGTAGCTCATAAACTTACGGAAGAAGATTCCCCTACTATCGATTCTTACTTTCATCGTTACAATGTAACGTCTTATACGAATACACAAATTCAAAAAGAAAAATCGAACCGCAAAGTTTCAATCTTTCGAAGATCCGGAAAAATCGGTTCTGGACTGGGAGCGACTACCGCTTGGGCTTTACTTCAAGAATTAGAATCAAAGGAAGTAGGATTTTATACTTCTTTAAGTTATAAAGAAGTTACGGATCAAGGACTTGTGGTAGAAACTAAAAAAGATGGTGCACAAACGATTGAATGTGATTCTATCATTCTTTGTGCGGGACAACTGAGCGAAGTTTCACTTTACGAAGAATTTAAGTCCAAAGTTCCGGAAATTCCATCGTATTTGATCGGAGGCGCCAAAGACGCTTCTGGAATCGACGCAAAACGTGCTATGCTGGAAGGATTTGAAGCCGCGATTGAAATCGGCGTAAATTGAAAATTTAACAGTAAAATCCGGATTTGTAAGAGTTCCCACATTTTAAGGATTTAACAGAAAAATCGAACTCATATAAAAACGGATTCAAAATTTTTTCCAATTTGATGTTCTCCTCCGAATCGTACGAAGAACCGTACAAAAGAGGAAGGAGGAGAATTCATTGTATCAAAAATTTATTATAATCTTATCGTTTTTACTGTATTTCAATTGTATTTCCCAATTACAACCCGAAACCAATTTACAAAACTTAGCCGACAACTGGGAGATTTATATAGGTCCTCAATCGGATCATTTACTCATAAATCAGTACACGAAAGAGAATACCGAATTATGGAAACCGGTTCCAATTCCTTC
Coding sequences:
- a CDS encoding peptidoglycan recognition protein family protein, which codes for MITFNLNIKQNFLTPNPHSRPGTKIKEVKGIVLHWTASPKATAQNIRDYFESLKAPDGRFASAHYAVGLVGEIVQCIPLDEIAYHCGSKTYTPEKEKRLGPDSPNFYTIGIEQCVQDMIGKFTKKTLDSAAKLTAQLCSQYNLGVDDLWTHQGIVGWKDCPRWYNTHPEDWTRFKKKVGDLLKKPEFERKPL
- a CDS encoding FAD-dependent oxidoreductase codes for the protein MKYSEIFQPIQIGSIILPNRVIMGSMHLGLEGMPMTADRMIAFYGRRFDGGVSFITTGGIAVNHEGKGSNIFFNFQREEDCKELSVVANSLKSKGIFCAQLFHAGRYAYHRELVAPSALRAPINRYIPKALSEEEAWKTVEDFGDSALKAKEVGFGAVEIMGSEGYLVNQFFSPVTNHREDFFGGSSEKRMNFAIEVMKNVRKKVGKDFPVVYRMSGIDLIPGNPTFEEVILLAEKLKEAGADALNIGIGWHESRIPTISMLVPRGAWAKISGKIKAKVKDIPIIASNRVNMPETMSRILKDQEADILSMARPFLADPDILNKIKVEQEERINTCIACNQACLDHTFKEQMVSCLVNPSANRELELSKLKKADKKHVIVVGSGPGGLESARISAIRGHKVTVLETTDKIGGQLNLAAQIPGKSEFLETIRYFKNELKNLGVEIHFGHHATLDSILALKPDAVIFATGVKPREFHLPGIEKKKTASYVDYLSGKFQPGNKVAIIGGGGIGCDVAHKLTEEDSPTIDSYFHRYNVTSYTNTQIQKEKSNRKVSIFRRSGKIGSGLGATTAWALLQELESKEVGFYTSLSYKEVTDQGLVVETKKDGAQTIECDSIILCAGQLSEVSLYEEFKSKVPEIPSYLIGGAKDASGIDAKRAMLEGFEAAIEIGVN
- a CDS encoding 2-isopropylmalate synthase gives rise to the protein MRFSIRLIDCLKNKIQKTGSRIFCENDMTMDPKEYVRIFDTTLRDGEQCPGAAMTENEKLEIASQLASMQVDIIEAGFPVSSPVQFQAVERIARETEGPTIAALARAMKADIEAAFKALQPAKKRRIHTFIASSPIHMKYKLGKEPKEVLKMAVEAVTLCRQFVDDVEFSPEDATRSEPEFLRELCEAVIAAGATTINIPDTVGYTTPAEYGGLFKFLLTNVRGAEKIIFSAHCHNDLGLATANSLAAVQNGARQIECTINGIGERAGNTAMEEVVMAMRTRKDTFGIQTQIKTEEIARASYLVKTITGMLVQPNKAIVGANAFAHESGIHQDGVIKHRETYEIMKPETVGLSSNRMVLGRHSGRAGFKDRIVKLGFSPQVEELEAAYQRFLEIADRKKEIYDEDIRALFSEETRKSTGDRFQLEGFTVSTGTKSTPTAGVRISIDGYVREESATGDGPVDSIYKAIQKATGMDPEVSRLVISPVTEGQDAMAEASVTLEYKGDRVVGKGSSTDIIEACSRAYISALNRL